The Limanda limanda chromosome 20, fLimLim1.1, whole genome shotgun sequence genome has a segment encoding these proteins:
- the tubb6 gene encoding tubulin, beta 6 class V: protein MREIVHIQAGQCGNQIGTKFWEVISDEHGIDPAGDYVGDSSLQLDRVNVYYNEASSHKYVPRAVLVDLEPGTMDSVRSGAFGQLFRPDNFIFGQTGAGNNWAKGHYTEGAELVDSVLDVVRKECEHCDCLQGFQLTHSLGGGTGSGMGTLLISKIREEFPDRIMNTFSVMPSPKVSDTVVEPYNATLSVHQLVENTDETYCIDNEALYDICFRTLKLTTPTYGDLNHLVSATMSGVTTSLRFPGQLNADLRKLAVNMVPFPRLHFFMPGFAPLTARGSQQYRSLTVPELTQQMFDARNMMAACDPRHGRYLTVAAVFRGPMSMKEVDEQMLNVQNKNSSYFVEWIPNNVKVAVCDVAPRGLKMAATFIGNSTAIQELFKRISEQFSAMFRRKAFLHWFTGEGMDEMEFTEAESNMNDLVSEYQQYQDATATEEEEDFEDEEDEIIE from the exons ATGAGGGAGATCGTGCACATCCAGGCGGGACAGTGCGGGAACCAGATCGGGACTAAG TTCTGGGAAGTGATCAGCGATGAGCACGGCATCGACCCTGCGGGCGACTACGTGGGCGACTCGTCTCTGCAGCTGGACAGAGTCAACGTCTACTACAACGAGGCGTCCT cacatAAATACGTCCCCCGGGCCGTGCTGGTCGACCTGGAACCAGGAACCATGGACAGTGTTCGCTCAGGAGCCTTCGGACAACTCTTCAGACCCGACAACTTCATCTTCG GTCAGACAGGCGCCGGGAACAACTGGGCCAAAGGTCACTACACGGAGGGGGCGGAGCTGGTGGACTCGGTGCTGGACGTCGTGAGGAAGGAGTGTGAGCACTGCGACTGTCTCCAG ggTTTCCAGCTGACTCACTCCCTGGGGGGGGGCACGGGCTCGGGGATGGGCACCCTGCTGATCAGTAAGATCCGAGAGGAGTTCCCCGACCGGATCATGAACACCTTCAGCGTCATGCCGTCCCCTAAG GTGTCGGACACGGTGGTCGAGCCGTACAACGCCACGCTGTCCGTGCACCAGCTGGTGGAGAACACCGACGAGACCTACTGCATCGACAACGAGGCGCTGTACGACATCTGCTTCCGCACGCTGAAGCTCACCACCCCCACCTACGGGGACCTCAACCACCTGGTGTCGGCCACCATGAGCGGCGTGACCACCTCGCTGCGTTTCCCCGGGCAACTCAACGCCGATCTCCGCAAGCTGGCCGTCAACATGGTGCCGTTCCCTCGACTGCACTTCTTCATGCCGGGCTTCGCTCCTCTGACGGCGAGGGGCAGCCAGCAGTACCGATCGCTCACCGTGCCCGAGCTCACCCAGCAGATGTTTGACGCCAGGAACATGATGGCGGCGTGCGACCCTCGCCACGGACGCTACCTGACCGTGGCCGCTGTCTTCCGCGGGCCCATGTCCATGAAGGAGGTGGACGAGCAGATGCTGAACGTCCAGAACAAGAACAGCAGCTACTTCGTGGAGTGGATCCCCAACAACGTGAAGGTGGCGGTCTGCGACGTGGCTCCCCGGGGGCTCAAGATGGCCGCCACCTTCATCGGCAACAGCACGGCCATTCAGGAGCTGTTCAAGAGGATCTCCGAGCAGTTCTCGGCCATGTTCCGCCGAAAGGCCTTCCTGCACTGGTTCACGGGCGAGGGCATGGACGAGATGGAGTTCACGGAGGCGGAGAGCAACATGAACGACCTGGTGTCCGAGTACCAGCAGTACCAGGACGCCACGGCcaccgaggaagaggaggactttgaggacgaggaggatgagATCATTGAGTga
- the hus1 gene encoding checkpoint protein HUS1, with product MKFRGKIIDVSCLTHFTRVVTTISKLTKLCVLRLTPDHLFFVLSGKVANGGVSMWCELSQANFFDEYQMEGVSSEDNEICLEVTPENLSRALKTVQNAKSVKLKLTKKHCPCLTIAAELPTLSSISRVVTHDVPVNVIPRRLWHEFKEPSMPDFDVSIYLPPLKTMKSVVDRMKNLSNFLVIEANLNGQMNLKIETDLVSVTTHFKDLGNPPWGEDASQEDSASQSRDPESMAEARVDIRRLQQFLMGQQVNPSKAMCNIVCQRVVHLILLHEDVSLQYFIPAVA from the exons ATGAAGTTCCGAGGGAAAATCATAGATGTGTCCTGCCTCACCCACTTCACCC GGGTCGTCACCACCATCTCCAAGCTGACGAAGCTGTGCGTCCTGAGACTGACTCCAGATCACCTGTTCTTCGTTCTGTCTGGGAAAGTGGCCAATGGAGGGGTCAGCATGTGGTGTGAGCTGTCACAG gCCAACTTCTTCGATGAGTACCAGATGGAGGGTGTGTCCTCTGAGGACAATGAGATCTGTCTGGAGGTGACTCCAGAGAACCTGTCCAGAGCCCTGAAGACGGTCCAGAACGCCAAGTCCGTGAAGCTGAAACTGACCAAGAAGCACTGCCCCTGCCTGACCATCGCTGCCGAGCTG CCCACGCTGTCCAGCATCAGTCGAGTCGTCACTCACGACGTCCCGGTCAACGTCATCCCACGCAGACTCTGGCATGAGTTCAAAGAACCGAGCATGCCCGACTTCGAT GTCAGCATCTACctgcctcctctgaagaccATGAAGAGCGTCGTGGACCGGATGAAGAACCTCTCCAACTTCCTG GTAATCGAGGCCAACCTGAACGGACAGATGAATCTGAAGATTGAGACGGATCTGGTTTCCGTCACCACGCACTTCAAAGACCTGGGGAATCCACCGTGGG GTGAAGACGCCTCCCAGGAGGACAGTGCGTCTCAGAGCCGGGACCCAGAGTCCATGGCTGAGGCCAGAGTGGACATCAGGCGGCTGCAGCAGTTCCTCATGGGACAGCAGGTCAACCCCAGCAAGGCCATGTGCA ATATCGTGTGTCAGAGGGTCGTCCACCTGATTCTGCTGCATGAAGATGTGTCGCTCCAGTATTTCATCCCCGCTGTGGCCTAG